The Myotis daubentonii chromosome 21, mMyoDau2.1, whole genome shotgun sequence genome window below encodes:
- the FAN1 gene encoding fanconi-associated nuclease 1 isoform X3: protein MMPGGTSPARKRPRRSLSSSRAKKNASKSIVLCFNNAPPARLACPVCSQMVPRYDLNRHLDDMCASRGDVAPVAPGLGGVPGSDVAPGEGVTPERSPPSKASLSPDQSHSAARGAKKQTSPYFQGADGGVCHSPDAELRSRHVQVVPLGSLSSKLSRRCLQARRATEKSEAPAAAVRVGASCAEAEDEDPAVESSSQKENLFSCDPLMEQDTVEGPPLSAPAKPGPPQDGGRSALAPASPDSAPVSPPHRTPGNKLPSAPEASRAEPESLDQAAGEGVGTREAGVGGETEVPGASESETQLSWGAPSHSPPHDASEGRSSHKRPLEGDGGLKDETAPGVPSGPGPSCGVPGEPAPAPPGHPYYLRSFLVVLAAVFENEDDRTLFEEQEKGIVAKFHQLSDRGQKLYVRLFQRKFGWIKRHKLEYEEIAPDLAPVVGELERAGFLQTESELQELPEALELLSAPELRTLAKTLRVGSPGGQKQQLAEALLRLARQPSVCTWGTRAPGVGAVILKRAKDLAGPSLRVCRGPRAVFSRALLLFSLTDSPEEEDAACGGQGQLSTVLLASLGRVAFPRYTVSRRARVFQDRDDLLRYAAAAHLLSDISAAMAAGNWEEANALSQGARRDWEELKGHPSLRHHADLPPFLRCFTVGWVYTRILSRAVEVLQRLHLYEEAVQELEALLSQKVYCPDSRGRWWDRLALNLHQHLKRLEPAIKCIAEGLADPEVRTGHRLSLYQRALRLRASPSCRRYRHLLQQLPEVAVQDVKHVTITGRLCPQLGMGKSVFVLEAGGPATPATVLCSVEELALDHYRRSGFDQGIHGEGSTFITLFGLLLWDIIFMDGIADVFRNAYQASPLDLCTDSFFASRRPALEARLRRIHAAPAERLRAWVAATWEAQEGRAAAVVSWDRFASLQQAQDLVSCLGGPVLSGVCRRLAEDFRHCRGGLPDLVVWSSQDCRCKLVEVKGPNDRLSHKQMVWLDELQRLGADVEVCHVTAVGAKSRGLH, encoded by the exons ATGATGCCAGGGGGGACGTCGCCCGCGAGGAAAAGGCCCCGTCGAAGCCTGTCGAGCAGCAGAGCGAAAAAAAATGCATCCAAGTCCATCGTGTTGTGTTTCAACAACGCGCCACCCGCCAGACTTGCCTGCCCGGTGTGCAGTCAGATGGTGCCCCGCTATGACCTGAACCGGCACCTCGATGACATGTGTGCCAGCCGCGGCGACGTCGCTCCAGTGGCCCCCGGGCTGGGCGGCGTCCCGGGTTCCGACGTGGCCCCGGGAGAAGGGGTAACACCGGAGAGGTCGCCACCGTCCAAGGCAAGCTTATCCCCTGACCAAAGCCACTCGGCAGCAAGGGGCGCGAAAAAGCAGACCAGCCCCTACTTTCAAGGTGCCGATGGCGGCGTGTGCCACAGTCCAGACGCCGAGCTGCGATCTCGCCACGTCCAAGTCGTTCCTTTGGGAAGCCTGTCGTCCAAGTTATCCAGGAGGTGCCTGCAGGCGAGAAGAGCCACGGAGAAGAGCGAGGCCCCGGCCGCAGCCGTCAGGGTGGGGGCGAGCTGTGCGGAGGCGGAGGACGAGGATCCGGCCGTGGAGAGCAGTTCCCAAAAGGAGAACCTGTTTTCCTGTGATCCTCTGATGGAGCAAGATACTGTCGAAGGCCCCCCGTTATCGGCACCTGCAAAGCCAGGGCCTCCCCAGGACGGTGGGAGGTCCGCCCTCGCTCCTGCCTCCCCAGACAGTGCTCCAGTGTCACCGCCCCACCGAACTCCCGGGAATAAACTACCCTCCGCTCCCGAGGCCAGCCGGGCAGAGCCGGAGAGCCTCGATCAAGCGGCTGGTGAAGGTGTCGGGACACGTGAGGCAGGCGTTGGTGGAGAAACCGAAGTCCCTGGGGCTTCGGAATCGGAGACACAGCTTTCTTGGGGGGCGCCATCTCATAGCCCTCCCCATGACGCTTCCGAGGGGAGGAGCTCCCACAAACGCCCTCTGGAAGGTGACGGTGGCTTAAAGGATGAAACCGCCCCCGGGGTGCCTTCGGGGCCGGGGCCGAGCTGCGGTGTTCCCGGGGAACCGGCCCCGGCGCCGCCCGGCCACCCGTACTATCTCCGCAGCTTCctggtggtgctggcagccgtctTTGAGAATGAGGACGACAGGACGCTCTTCgaggagcaggagaagggaaTCGTCGCTAAATTCCATCAGTTGTCGG ATCGCGGTCAGAAGTTATACGTCAGACTTTTCCAACGCAAGTTCGGCTGGATTAAGAGGCATAAGTTGGAATACGAAGAGATCGCCCCCGACTTGGCGCCCGTGGTTGGGGAACTGGAGCGAGCCGGCTTCCTGCAGACGG AATCCGAGTTGCAAGAGCTCCCTGAAGCGCTGGAACTGCTTTCCGCTCCTGAACTGAGGACCCTGGCAAAGACCTTGCGCGTGGGCAGCCCCGGCgggcagaagcagcagctggCCGAGGCCTTGCTCAGACTGGCCAGACAGCCCTCCGTCTGCACCTGGGGCACGCGCGCGCCCGGGGTCGGGGCGGTGATCCTGAAGAG GGCCAAGGACCTGGCGGGCCCGTCGCTGAGGGTGTGCAGGGGCCCGCGGGCGGTGTTCTCCCGGGCGCTGCTGCTCTTCTCCCTGACCGACTCCCCGGAGGAGGAGGACGCCGCctgcggggggcagggccagctctccACGGTGCTGCTGGCGAGCCTGGGCCGCGTGGCCTTCCCTCGGTACACGGTCAGCCGGCGCGCCCGGGTCTTCCAGGACAGAGACGACCTCCTCAG GTACGCGGCCGCCGCCCACCTGCTGAGCGACATCTCTGCCGCCATGGCCgccgggaactgggaggaagcgAACGCGCTCTCTCAAGGCGCCAGGAGGGACTGGGAGGAGCTGAAGGGCCACCCTTCCCtgag GCACCACGCGGACCTGCCGCCCTTCCTGCGCTGCTTCACCGTTGGGTGGGTGTACACCAGGATCCTGTCTCGGGCCGTGGAGGTCCTGCAGCGGCTGCACCTGTACGAG GAAGCCGTCCAGGAACTGGAGGCCCTTTTGTCCCAGAAAGTCTATTGTCCCGACAGCAGAGGCCGGTGGTGGGACCGGCTGGCTCTCAACCTCCACCAGCACTTGAAACGCCTCGAACCG GCTATCAAGTGCATCGCAGAAGGGCTGGCGGACCCCGAGGTGAGGACGGGGCATCGCCTGTCGCTGTACCAGAGAGCCCTGCGCCTGAGGGCGTCGCCCAGCTGCCGGAGGTACCGGCACCTCCTCCAGCAGCTGCCGGAAGTCGCCGTGCAGGACGTGAAGCAT GTGACCATCACGGGCCGGCTGTGCCCGCAGCTCGGGATGGGCAAGTCCGTGTTTGTGCTGGAGGCCGGGGGGCCCGCCACCCCTGCCACCGTCCTGTGCTCCGTGGAGGAGCTGGCGCTGGACCATTACAGACGCAGCGGCTTCGACCAGG GGATCCACGGGGAGGGCTCCACCTTCATCACGCTCTTCGGCCTCCTCCTGTGGGACATCATCTTCATGGACGGGATCGCAGACGTCTTCAGAAACGCCTACCAG GCATCCCCGCTGGACTTGTGCACAGACAGCTTCTTCGCGAGCCGGCGGCCGGCCCTCGAGGCCAGGCTGCGGCGGATCCACGCCGCCCCCGCCGAGCGCCTGCGAGCCTGGGTGGCGGCCACCTGGGAGGCCCAGGAAGGCAGGGCGGCGGCCGTTGTCAGCTGGGACCGCTTCGCGTCTCTGCAGCAAGCTCAG GACCTCGTTTCCTGCCTGGGGGGCCCCGTCCTCAGCGGGGTGTGCCGGCGCCTGGCCGAGGACTTCCGACACTGCCGAGGCGGCCTCCCCGACCTGGTGGTGTGGAGCTCCCAGGACTGTCGCTGCAAG CTGGTGGAGGTCAAGGGCCCCAACGACCGCCTTTCGCACAAGCAGATGGTCTGGCTGGACGAGCTGCAGAGGCTGGGGGCCGACGTCGAGGTCTGCCACGTCACGGCGGTCGGAGCCAAGAGCAGAGGCCTTCACTGA
- the FAN1 gene encoding fanconi-associated nuclease 1 isoform X1, translating into MMPGGTSPARKRPRRSLSSSRAKKNASKSIVLCFNNAPPARLACPVCSQMVPRYDLNRHLDDMCASRGDVAPVAPGLGGVPGSDVAPGEGVTPERSPPSKASLSPDQSHSAARGAKKQTSPYFQGADGGVCHSPDAELRSRHVQVVPLGSLSSKLSRRCLQARRATEKSEAPAAAVRVGASCAEAEDEDPAVESSSQKENLFSCDPLMEQDTVEGPPLSAPAKPGPPQDGGRSALAPASPDSAPVSPPHRTPGNKLPSAPEASRAEPESLDQAAGEGVGTREAGVGGETEVPGASESETQLSWGAPSHSPPHDASEGRSSHKRPLEGDGGLKDETAPGVPSGPGPSCGVPGEPAPAPPGHPYYLRSFLVVLAAVFENEDDRTLFEEQEKGIVAKFHQLSDRGQKLYVRLFQRKFGWIKRHKLEYEEIAPDLAPVVGELERAGFLQTESELQELPEALELLSAPELRTLAKTLRVGSPGGQKQQLAEALLRLARQPSVCTWGTRAPGVGAVILKRAKDLAGPSLRVCRGPRAVFSRALLLFSLTDSPEEEDAACGGQGQLSTVLLASLGRVAFPRYTVSRRARVFQDRDDLLRWRGLSPQVRGRRPPAERHLCRHGRRELGGSERALSRRQEGLGGAEGPPFPEAPRGPAALPALLHRWVGVHQDPVSGRGGPAAAAPVRGSRPGTGGPFVPESLLSRQQRPVVGPAGSQPPPALETPRTGYQVHRRRAGGPRGEDGASPVAVPESPAPEGVAQLPEVPAPPPAAAGSRRAGREACDHHGPAVPAARDGQVRVCAGGRGARHPCHRPVLRGGAGAGPLQTQRLRPGDPRGGLHLHHALRPPPVGHHLHGRDRRRLQKRLPGIPAGLVHRQLLREPAAGPRGQAAADPRRPRRAPASLGGGHLGGPGRQGGGRCQLGPLRVSAASSGPRFLPGGPRPQRGVPAPGRGLPTLPRRPPRPGGVELPGLSLQAGGGQGPQRPPFAQADGLAGRAAEAGGRRRGLPRHGGRSQEQRPSLSCGSHAGLRFSKA; encoded by the exons ATGATGCCAGGGGGGACGTCGCCCGCGAGGAAAAGGCCCCGTCGAAGCCTGTCGAGCAGCAGAGCGAAAAAAAATGCATCCAAGTCCATCGTGTTGTGTTTCAACAACGCGCCACCCGCCAGACTTGCCTGCCCGGTGTGCAGTCAGATGGTGCCCCGCTATGACCTGAACCGGCACCTCGATGACATGTGTGCCAGCCGCGGCGACGTCGCTCCAGTGGCCCCCGGGCTGGGCGGCGTCCCGGGTTCCGACGTGGCCCCGGGAGAAGGGGTAACACCGGAGAGGTCGCCACCGTCCAAGGCAAGCTTATCCCCTGACCAAAGCCACTCGGCAGCAAGGGGCGCGAAAAAGCAGACCAGCCCCTACTTTCAAGGTGCCGATGGCGGCGTGTGCCACAGTCCAGACGCCGAGCTGCGATCTCGCCACGTCCAAGTCGTTCCTTTGGGAAGCCTGTCGTCCAAGTTATCCAGGAGGTGCCTGCAGGCGAGAAGAGCCACGGAGAAGAGCGAGGCCCCGGCCGCAGCCGTCAGGGTGGGGGCGAGCTGTGCGGAGGCGGAGGACGAGGATCCGGCCGTGGAGAGCAGTTCCCAAAAGGAGAACCTGTTTTCCTGTGATCCTCTGATGGAGCAAGATACTGTCGAAGGCCCCCCGTTATCGGCACCTGCAAAGCCAGGGCCTCCCCAGGACGGTGGGAGGTCCGCCCTCGCTCCTGCCTCCCCAGACAGTGCTCCAGTGTCACCGCCCCACCGAACTCCCGGGAATAAACTACCCTCCGCTCCCGAGGCCAGCCGGGCAGAGCCGGAGAGCCTCGATCAAGCGGCTGGTGAAGGTGTCGGGACACGTGAGGCAGGCGTTGGTGGAGAAACCGAAGTCCCTGGGGCTTCGGAATCGGAGACACAGCTTTCTTGGGGGGCGCCATCTCATAGCCCTCCCCATGACGCTTCCGAGGGGAGGAGCTCCCACAAACGCCCTCTGGAAGGTGACGGTGGCTTAAAGGATGAAACCGCCCCCGGGGTGCCTTCGGGGCCGGGGCCGAGCTGCGGTGTTCCCGGGGAACCGGCCCCGGCGCCGCCCGGCCACCCGTACTATCTCCGCAGCTTCctggtggtgctggcagccgtctTTGAGAATGAGGACGACAGGACGCTCTTCgaggagcaggagaagggaaTCGTCGCTAAATTCCATCAGTTGTCGG ATCGCGGTCAGAAGTTATACGTCAGACTTTTCCAACGCAAGTTCGGCTGGATTAAGAGGCATAAGTTGGAATACGAAGAGATCGCCCCCGACTTGGCGCCCGTGGTTGGGGAACTGGAGCGAGCCGGCTTCCTGCAGACGG AATCCGAGTTGCAAGAGCTCCCTGAAGCGCTGGAACTGCTTTCCGCTCCTGAACTGAGGACCCTGGCAAAGACCTTGCGCGTGGGCAGCCCCGGCgggcagaagcagcagctggCCGAGGCCTTGCTCAGACTGGCCAGACAGCCCTCCGTCTGCACCTGGGGCACGCGCGCGCCCGGGGTCGGGGCGGTGATCCTGAAGAG GGCCAAGGACCTGGCGGGCCCGTCGCTGAGGGTGTGCAGGGGCCCGCGGGCGGTGTTCTCCCGGGCGCTGCTGCTCTTCTCCCTGACCGACTCCCCGGAGGAGGAGGACGCCGCctgcggggggcagggccagctctccACGGTGCTGCTGGCGAGCCTGGGCCGCGTGGCCTTCCCTCGGTACACGGTCAGCCGGCGCGCCCGGGTCTTCCAGGACAGAGACGACCTCCTCAG ATGGCGTGGGCTGTCCCCCCAGGTACGCGGCCGCCGCCCACCTGCTGAGCGACATCTCTGCCGCCATGGCCgccgggaactgggaggaagcgAACGCGCTCTCTCAAGGCGCCAGGAGGGACTGGGAGGAGCTGAAGGGCCACCCTTCCCtgag GCACCACGCGGACCTGCCGCCCTTCCTGCGCTGCTTCACCGTTGGGTGGGTGTACACCAGGATCCTGTCTCGGGCCGTGGAGGTCCTGCAGCGGCTGCACCTGTACGAG GAAGCCGTCCAGGAACTGGAGGCCCTTTTGTCCCAGAAAGTCTATTGTCCCGACAGCAGAGGCCGGTGGTGGGACCGGCTGGCTCTCAACCTCCACCAGCACTTGAAACGCCTCGAACCG GCTATCAAGTGCATCGCAGAAGGGCTGGCGGACCCCGAGGTGAGGACGGGGCATCGCCTGTCGCTGTACCAGAGAGCCCTGCGCCTGAGGGCGTCGCCCAGCTGCCGGAGGTACCGGCACCTCCTCCAGCAGCTGCCGGAAGTCGCCGTGCAGGACGTGAAGCAT GTGACCATCACGGGCCGGCTGTGCCCGCAGCTCGGGATGGGCAAGTCCGTGTTTGTGCTGGAGGCCGGGGGGCCCGCCACCCCTGCCACCGTCCTGTGCTCCGTGGAGGAGCTGGCGCTGGACCATTACAGACGCAGCGGCTTCGACCAGG GGATCCACGGGGAGGGCTCCACCTTCATCACGCTCTTCGGCCTCCTCCTGTGGGACATCATCTTCATGGACGGGATCGCAGACGTCTTCAGAAACGCCTACCAG GCATCCCCGCTGGACTTGTGCACAGACAGCTTCTTCGCGAGCCGGCGGCCGGCCCTCGAGGCCAGGCTGCGGCGGATCCACGCCGCCCCCGCCGAGCGCCTGCGAGCCTGGGTGGCGGCCACCTGGGAGGCCCAGGAAGGCAGGGCGGCGGCCGTTGTCAGCTGGGACCGCTTCGCGTCTCTGCAGCAAGCTCAG GACCTCGTTTCCTGCCTGGGGGGCCCCGTCCTCAGCGGGGTGTGCCGGCGCCTGGCCGAGGACTTCCGACACTGCCGAGGCGGCCTCCCCGACCTGGTGGTGTGGAGCTCCCAGGACTGTCGCTGCAAG CTGGTGGAGGTCAAGGGCCCCAACGACCGCCTTTCGCACAAGCAGATGGTCTGGCTGGACGAGCTGCAGAGGCTGGGGGCCGACGTCGAGGTCTGCCACGTCACGGCGGTCGGAGCCAAGAGCAGAGGCCTTCACTGAGCTGTGGGTCACACGCGGGTCTGAGATTCTCAAAAGCATGA
- the FAN1 gene encoding fanconi-associated nuclease 1 isoform X2, translating to MMPGGTSPARKRPRRSLSSSRAKKNASKSIVLCFNNAPPARLACPVCSQMVPRYDLNRHLDDMCASRGDVAPVAPGLGGVPGSDVAPGEGVTPERSPPSKASLSPDQSHSAARGAKKQTSPYFQGADGGVCHSPDAELRSRHVQVVPLGSLSSKLSRRCLQARRATEKSEAPAAAVRVGASCAEAEDEDPAVESSSQKENLFSCDPLMEQDTVEGPPLSAPAKPGPPQDGGRSALAPASPDSAPVSPPHRTPGNKLPSAPEASRAEPESLDQAAGEGVGTREAGVGGETEVPGASESETQLSWGAPSHSPPHDASEGRSSHKRPLEGDGGLKDETAPGVPSGPGPSCGVPGEPAPAPPGHPYYLRSFLVVLAAVFENEDDRTLFEEQEKGIVAKFHQLSDRGQKLYVRLFQRKFGWIKRHKLEYEEIAPDLAPVVGELERAGFLQTESELQELPEALELLSAPELRTLAKTLRVGSPGGQKQQLAEALLRLARQPSVCTWGTRAPGVGAVILKRAKDLAGPSLRVCRGPRAVFSRALLLFSLTDSPEEEDAACGGQGQLSTVLLASLGRVAFPRYTVSRRARVFQDRDDLLRYAAAAHLLSDISAAMAAGNWEEANALSQGARRDWEELKGHPSLRHHADLPPFLRCFTVGWVYTRILSRAVEVLQRLHLYEEAVQELEALLSQKVYCPDSRGRWWDRLALNLHQHLKRLEPAIKCIAEGLADPEVRTGHRLSLYQRALRLRASPSCRRYRHLLQQLPEVAVQDVKHVTITGRLCPQLGMGKSVFVLEAGGPATPATVLCSVEELALDHYRRSGFDQGIHGEGSTFITLFGLLLWDIIFMDGIADVFRNAYQTASSRAGGRPSRPGCGGSTPPPPSACEPGWRPPGRPRKAGRRPLSAGTASRLCSKLRTSFPAWGAPSSAGCAGAWPRTSDTAEAASPTWWCGAPRTVAASWWRSRAPTTAFRTSRWSGWTSCRGWGPTSRSATSRRSEPRAEAFTELWVTRGSEILKSMSVINCVSFLF from the exons ATGATGCCAGGGGGGACGTCGCCCGCGAGGAAAAGGCCCCGTCGAAGCCTGTCGAGCAGCAGAGCGAAAAAAAATGCATCCAAGTCCATCGTGTTGTGTTTCAACAACGCGCCACCCGCCAGACTTGCCTGCCCGGTGTGCAGTCAGATGGTGCCCCGCTATGACCTGAACCGGCACCTCGATGACATGTGTGCCAGCCGCGGCGACGTCGCTCCAGTGGCCCCCGGGCTGGGCGGCGTCCCGGGTTCCGACGTGGCCCCGGGAGAAGGGGTAACACCGGAGAGGTCGCCACCGTCCAAGGCAAGCTTATCCCCTGACCAAAGCCACTCGGCAGCAAGGGGCGCGAAAAAGCAGACCAGCCCCTACTTTCAAGGTGCCGATGGCGGCGTGTGCCACAGTCCAGACGCCGAGCTGCGATCTCGCCACGTCCAAGTCGTTCCTTTGGGAAGCCTGTCGTCCAAGTTATCCAGGAGGTGCCTGCAGGCGAGAAGAGCCACGGAGAAGAGCGAGGCCCCGGCCGCAGCCGTCAGGGTGGGGGCGAGCTGTGCGGAGGCGGAGGACGAGGATCCGGCCGTGGAGAGCAGTTCCCAAAAGGAGAACCTGTTTTCCTGTGATCCTCTGATGGAGCAAGATACTGTCGAAGGCCCCCCGTTATCGGCACCTGCAAAGCCAGGGCCTCCCCAGGACGGTGGGAGGTCCGCCCTCGCTCCTGCCTCCCCAGACAGTGCTCCAGTGTCACCGCCCCACCGAACTCCCGGGAATAAACTACCCTCCGCTCCCGAGGCCAGCCGGGCAGAGCCGGAGAGCCTCGATCAAGCGGCTGGTGAAGGTGTCGGGACACGTGAGGCAGGCGTTGGTGGAGAAACCGAAGTCCCTGGGGCTTCGGAATCGGAGACACAGCTTTCTTGGGGGGCGCCATCTCATAGCCCTCCCCATGACGCTTCCGAGGGGAGGAGCTCCCACAAACGCCCTCTGGAAGGTGACGGTGGCTTAAAGGATGAAACCGCCCCCGGGGTGCCTTCGGGGCCGGGGCCGAGCTGCGGTGTTCCCGGGGAACCGGCCCCGGCGCCGCCCGGCCACCCGTACTATCTCCGCAGCTTCctggtggtgctggcagccgtctTTGAGAATGAGGACGACAGGACGCTCTTCgaggagcaggagaagggaaTCGTCGCTAAATTCCATCAGTTGTCGG ATCGCGGTCAGAAGTTATACGTCAGACTTTTCCAACGCAAGTTCGGCTGGATTAAGAGGCATAAGTTGGAATACGAAGAGATCGCCCCCGACTTGGCGCCCGTGGTTGGGGAACTGGAGCGAGCCGGCTTCCTGCAGACGG AATCCGAGTTGCAAGAGCTCCCTGAAGCGCTGGAACTGCTTTCCGCTCCTGAACTGAGGACCCTGGCAAAGACCTTGCGCGTGGGCAGCCCCGGCgggcagaagcagcagctggCCGAGGCCTTGCTCAGACTGGCCAGACAGCCCTCCGTCTGCACCTGGGGCACGCGCGCGCCCGGGGTCGGGGCGGTGATCCTGAAGAG GGCCAAGGACCTGGCGGGCCCGTCGCTGAGGGTGTGCAGGGGCCCGCGGGCGGTGTTCTCCCGGGCGCTGCTGCTCTTCTCCCTGACCGACTCCCCGGAGGAGGAGGACGCCGCctgcggggggcagggccagctctccACGGTGCTGCTGGCGAGCCTGGGCCGCGTGGCCTTCCCTCGGTACACGGTCAGCCGGCGCGCCCGGGTCTTCCAGGACAGAGACGACCTCCTCAG GTACGCGGCCGCCGCCCACCTGCTGAGCGACATCTCTGCCGCCATGGCCgccgggaactgggaggaagcgAACGCGCTCTCTCAAGGCGCCAGGAGGGACTGGGAGGAGCTGAAGGGCCACCCTTCCCtgag GCACCACGCGGACCTGCCGCCCTTCCTGCGCTGCTTCACCGTTGGGTGGGTGTACACCAGGATCCTGTCTCGGGCCGTGGAGGTCCTGCAGCGGCTGCACCTGTACGAG GAAGCCGTCCAGGAACTGGAGGCCCTTTTGTCCCAGAAAGTCTATTGTCCCGACAGCAGAGGCCGGTGGTGGGACCGGCTGGCTCTCAACCTCCACCAGCACTTGAAACGCCTCGAACCG GCTATCAAGTGCATCGCAGAAGGGCTGGCGGACCCCGAGGTGAGGACGGGGCATCGCCTGTCGCTGTACCAGAGAGCCCTGCGCCTGAGGGCGTCGCCCAGCTGCCGGAGGTACCGGCACCTCCTCCAGCAGCTGCCGGAAGTCGCCGTGCAGGACGTGAAGCAT GTGACCATCACGGGCCGGCTGTGCCCGCAGCTCGGGATGGGCAAGTCCGTGTTTGTGCTGGAGGCCGGGGGGCCCGCCACCCCTGCCACCGTCCTGTGCTCCGTGGAGGAGCTGGCGCTGGACCATTACAGACGCAGCGGCTTCGACCAGG GGATCCACGGGGAGGGCTCCACCTTCATCACGCTCTTCGGCCTCCTCCTGTGGGACATCATCTTCATGGACGGGATCGCAGACGTCTTCAGAAACGCCTACCAG ACAGCTTCTTCGCGAGCCGGCGGCCGGCCCTCGAGGCCAGGCTGCGGCGGATCCACGCCGCCCCCGCCGAGCGCCTGCGAGCCTGGGTGGCGGCCACCTGGGAGGCCCAGGAAGGCAGGGCGGCGGCCGTTGTCAGCTGGGACCGCTTCGCGTCTCTGCAGCAAGCTCAG GACCTCGTTTCCTGCCTGGGGGGCCCCGTCCTCAGCGGGGTGTGCCGGCGCCTGGCCGAGGACTTCCGACACTGCCGAGGCGGCCTCCCCGACCTGGTGGTGTGGAGCTCCCAGGACTGTCGCTGCAAG CTGGTGGAGGTCAAGGGCCCCAACGACCGCCTTTCGCACAAGCAGATGGTCTGGCTGGACGAGCTGCAGAGGCTGGGGGCCGACGTCGAGGTCTGCCACGTCACGGCGGTCGGAGCCAAGAGCAGAGGCCTTCACTGAGCTGTGGGTCACACGCGGGTCTGAGATTCTCAAAAGCATGAGTGTAATCAATTgcgtttcctttttattttga